One window of the Canis aureus isolate CA01 chromosome 1, VMU_Caureus_v.1.0, whole genome shotgun sequence genome contains the following:
- the SUSD3 gene encoding sushi domain-containing protein 3 isoform X2 gives MQPPPRGTLQVVRGNGTSVGTVIVFHCPSGHQMVGSGLLTCAWKGSIAEWSSVTPVCKSVPPYETFGFKVAVIASIVSCAIILLMSMAFLTCCLLRCMKRNESPPDRATQLWLQLRAGDLETVPAAYLDLRGLNSGGGSGSGGEPRGWPGQAHDNYSFTTDLGEGTQELAGTAHGVDKDPWTSGCPAGCPWAQAMVHTADLGRTPPASWAPAGTSRQHMAYVPG, from the exons ATGCAGCCACCCCCGCGGGGCACCCTCCAGGTCGTCCGTGGCAACGGCACCTCTGTGGGGACTGTGATCGTGTTCCACTGCCCCTCAGGCCACCAGATGGTCGGGTCTGGCCTCCTCACCTGTGCCTGGAAGGGAAGCATCGCCGAGTGGTCTTCAGTGACCCCCGTGTGCAAAT CCGTGCCGCCCTACGAGACCTTCGGCTTCAAGGTGGCCGTGATCGCCTCCATTGTCAGCTGCGCCATCATCCTGCTCATGTCCATGGCCTTCctcacctgctgcctcctgcgaTGCATGAAGAGGAATGAGTCACCGCCTGACAG GGCAACCCAGCTGTGGCTCCAGCTGAGGGCCGGGGACCTGGAGACAGTGCCCGCTGCCTACCTCGACCTCAGGGGTCTGAacagcggcggcggcagcggcagtGGCGGGGAGCCCAGGGGCTGGCCTGGCCAGGCGCACGACAACTACAGTTTTACCAC AGACCTGGGTGAGGGTACCCAAGAGCTGGCTGGTACGGCCCATGGCGTGGACAAGGACCCCTGGACCTCTGGTTGTCCTGCCGGCTGCCCCTGGGCCCAGGCGATGGTACACACAGCAGACCTGGGGCGCACACCGCCGGCCTCCTGGGCCCCCGCAGGAACGTCCCGACAGCACATGGCCTACGTCCCGGGGTGA